One window of Planktothrix serta PCC 8927 genomic DNA carries:
- the vapC gene encoding type II toxin-antitoxin system tRNA(fMet)-specific endonuclease VapC translates to MIYLLDSNSCIIYLNGRNEALRKRLESKQPSDIVVCSVVKAELFYGSRKSRNPNQNLNKQREFFQRFISLPFDDYSAEVYGQIRAQLEILGTPIGPNDLQIAAITLAHDLTLVTHNINEFQRIDGLKIEDWQDS, encoded by the coding sequence ATGATTTATTTACTTGATAGCAATTCTTGTATTATTTATCTAAATGGTAGAAATGAAGCTCTTAGGAAAAGGTTAGAGTCAAAACAGCCGTCAGATATTGTCGTTTGTTCTGTTGTGAAGGCAGAGTTATTTTATGGTTCCAGGAAAAGCCGAAACCCTAACCAAAATTTAAACAAGCAACGGGAGTTTTTTCAGCGTTTTATTTCTTTACCGTTTGATGATTATTCGGCTGAAGTATATGGACAAATTCGCGCTCAATTAGAGATTTTAGGAACACCTATTGGCCCTAATGATTTACAGATAGCTGCAATTACTTTAGCTCATGATTTAACATTAGTCACCCATAATATTAATGAATTTCAACGCATAGATGGGTTAAAAATTGAAGATTGGCAGGATAGTTAA
- a CDS encoding DUF924 family protein, which produces MDKFEEILSFWFGHPHDPDYGKPKPAWFIKNSTFDQEIRTRFLSTYELAATNQLDFWQNSPLSCLALIITLDQFPRNLFRGKAEAFATDSKALTLAKYAVDQRYDQQMIRVQRAFIYLPFEHSENLADQHRSVELFASLKDDPNTASMFDYAIAHFNIIQKFGRFPHRNAILGRPSTAAELEFLTQPNSSF; this is translated from the coding sequence ATGGATAAATTTGAAGAAATTTTAAGCTTCTGGTTTGGTCATCCCCATGACCCCGACTATGGAAAACCTAAACCCGCTTGGTTTATCAAAAACTCGACTTTTGATCAAGAAATCAGGACTCGTTTTCTCTCAACCTATGAACTTGCTGCAACAAACCAGCTTGATTTTTGGCAAAATTCACCCTTGAGTTGTTTAGCATTAATTATTACTTTAGATCAATTTCCTCGAAATCTATTTCGAGGAAAAGCCGAAGCCTTTGCGACAGATTCAAAAGCATTAACCCTAGCGAAATATGCTGTTGATCAAAGATATGATCAGCAAATGATCAGGGTACAACGGGCTTTTATTTATCTTCCCTTTGAACATAGTGAAAATTTAGCCGATCAACATCGTTCTGTAGAATTATTTGCCTCATTAAAAGATGATCCTAATACTGCATCAATGTTTGATTATGCGATCGCTCATTTTAATATTATTCAAAAGTTCGGACGCTTCCCTCATCGTAACGCGATTCTCGGTCGTCCCAGCACAGCCGCAGAACTAGAATTCCTGACTCAACCCAACTCGTCGTTTTAA
- a CDS encoding phosphoribulokinase, with the protein MGNKPDRVVLIGVAGDSGCGKSTFLRRITDIFGKDFVTVICLDDYHCLDRKQRKETGITALDPRANNFDLMYEQINALKNGVSIDKPIYNHETGELDPPERVEPNHIIVIEGLHPLYDERVRSLLDFSVYLDISDEVKISWKIQRDMAERGHRYEDVLAAINARRPDFEAYIDPQKQYADVVVQILSTNLLAEDKEHKILRVRLVQKEGVEGLEPAYLFDQGSTIYWTPCGRKLTCSYPGLKMYYGPDNYYGNEVSILEVDGQFDNLDEMIYVEGHLSNLSTKYYGEMTHLLREHQEYPGSNNGSGLFQVLVGLKMRATYERLVGVTEKVAATV; encoded by the coding sequence ATGGGAAATAAGCCGGATCGCGTGGTTTTAATTGGCGTTGCTGGAGATTCCGGGTGCGGAAAATCAACATTTTTACGTCGGATAACAGACATCTTTGGAAAAGATTTTGTGACGGTTATCTGTTTAGATGACTATCATTGTTTAGATCGAAAGCAACGTAAAGAAACCGGAATTACGGCTCTAGATCCTAGAGCTAATAATTTTGATTTAATGTATGAGCAAATCAACGCTCTTAAAAACGGTGTATCTATTGATAAACCCATTTATAACCACGAAACTGGCGAACTCGATCCTCCTGAACGGGTCGAGCCTAATCATATTATCGTGATTGAAGGGTTACATCCGTTATATGACGAACGGGTGAGATCACTGCTTGATTTTAGTGTTTATCTTGATATCAGCGACGAAGTTAAAATTTCGTGGAAAATTCAGCGCGACATGGCAGAACGCGGCCATCGTTATGAAGATGTTCTGGCGGCAATTAATGCTCGTCGTCCTGATTTTGAAGCTTATATTGACCCCCAAAAGCAATATGCGGATGTGGTGGTTCAAATTCTGTCTACAAACTTGCTGGCTGAAGATAAAGAACACAAAATCCTGCGGGTGCGTCTGGTACAAAAAGAAGGTGTGGAAGGACTCGAACCTGCCTATTTATTTGATCAAGGATCTACAATTTACTGGACACCTTGCGGACGCAAACTCACCTGTTCTTATCCGGGTCTAAAAATGTATTATGGCCCCGATAACTACTACGGAAATGAAGTGTCTATCCTCGAAGTCGATGGTCAATTCGATAACCTCGATGAAATGATCTACGTCGAAGGACACTTAAGCAACCTGTCAACAAAATACTATGGGGAAATGACCCATCTACTCCGCGAACACCAAGAGTATCCCGGTTCCAATAATGGTAGCGGATTATTCCAGGTGTTAGTTGGTTTGAAAATGCGGGCAACTTATGAACGCTTAGTCGGAGTTACCGAAAAAGTAGCAGCAACCGTCTAA
- a CDS encoding GAF domain-containing protein produces the protein MNLSTQVALSPQTLSISEFIAPLTPTNFRVEMKSVEQQLKTVYQTLAMLRVSNHSFEVFLNEMLNAITLKIGELLGADRTTVFLIDEEQKELWSLVAKDEGKGSLEIRFPISQGIAGQVARSKQKINIPFDFYEYPEAASAKALDQKTGYRTYTMLTLPLLNDQGELVAVVQLLNKLKPDSHSGLSLEDRIDFSGFSVNDEVLFAEFSPLIQLIIESSQSFYDATQKQRAAEALLEATRCLASSRLNLEETLKRVMNEAKKLMNADRSTIWLLNDEETALWAKIPQQDGTLKTITVQVGQGFAGKVAQTGKPVNIAFDLYNHPDANTSKNVDQTTGYRTCSLLCMPVFNADGKLIGVTQLVNKRKQGDFPDYNPEDWPNAPECFKASFNRSDQDFMEAFNIQAGVAIQNAKLFETVKQQYAKIQQQEQMQRDILRSLTNGVISTNSQGEIIAANPSANRLLGLSETDSLEGKSIFELVRLKGADFPYWFNTALTGKDEKSRQQFYPDQTLVSGKKSESSVHLSINSIADAGDQKNIYGALVVMDDISDEKRLKSTMYRYMTQELAEQLLASGDAKLGGDRKEVSVLFSDIRGYTNLVESMDAEAVVGMLNEYFNVMVEPIFQHKGTLDKYMGDAIMGVFGSPIPLEDHAWKAVQTALDMRSALVEFNHQRMTQKQSPIRIGIGIHSGNAISGNIGHSRRMEFTVIGDDVNVGSRLEGTTKRYNCDIIISGNTYDLCGDRLRVRELDIVRVKGKIHPVALYELVGEKSDIIPDNKLEAIALYAAGRKAYLNRDFTTALSKFAAVLSLTPEDSAATLHIQRCQHWLKTPLPPNWDGVETLTEK, from the coding sequence ATGAACCTTTCCACTCAAGTTGCTTTATCTCCACAAACCTTGAGCATTTCAGAGTTTATTGCACCTCTGACACCCACAAATTTTCGCGTAGAAATGAAATCCGTTGAGCAACAACTGAAAACGGTATATCAAACTTTAGCAATGTTGCGGGTGAGTAATCATAGTTTTGAAGTCTTTCTCAATGAAATGCTGAATGCGATTACTTTAAAAATAGGGGAACTTTTAGGAGCAGATCGAACAACAGTTTTTTTAATTGATGAAGAACAAAAGGAACTCTGGTCATTAGTCGCTAAAGATGAAGGAAAAGGGTCTTTAGAGATTAGATTTCCCATTAGTCAAGGGATTGCAGGTCAAGTTGCTCGTTCCAAACAAAAGATTAATATTCCCTTTGATTTTTATGAATACCCAGAAGCGGCTTCTGCGAAAGCTTTAGATCAAAAAACTGGGTATCGAACCTACACAATGTTAACGTTACCTTTATTAAATGATCAGGGGGAATTAGTTGCGGTTGTACAACTTTTAAATAAACTTAAACCTGATAGTCATTCGGGTTTATCACTGGAAGATAGAATTGATTTTTCTGGCTTTAGTGTGAATGATGAAGTTTTATTTGCTGAGTTTTCACCGTTAATTCAGTTAATTATTGAAAGTTCTCAATCTTTTTATGATGCGACTCAAAAACAACGGGCTGCTGAAGCTTTATTAGAAGCCACTCGTTGTCTCGCTTCTAGTCGTTTAAATCTGGAAGAAACCCTAAAGCGGGTGATGAATGAAGCTAAAAAATTAATGAATGCGGATCGCAGTACCATCTGGTTATTAAACGATGAAGAAACGGCTTTATGGGCTAAAATTCCACAACAGGATGGCACATTAAAAACGATTACAGTTCAAGTCGGACAGGGATTTGCGGGAAAAGTTGCCCAAACGGGTAAACCTGTTAATATTGCTTTTGATTTATACAATCATCCTGATGCGAATACCTCTAAAAATGTGGATCAAACAACGGGTTATCGCACTTGTAGTTTATTGTGTATGCCTGTATTTAATGCCGATGGAAAATTAATCGGGGTGACACAGTTAGTTAATAAACGCAAACAAGGGGATTTTCCTGATTATAATCCCGAAGATTGGCCGAATGCTCCCGAATGTTTTAAAGCTAGTTTTAATCGCAGTGATCAAGATTTTATGGAGGCGTTTAATATTCAAGCTGGGGTAGCGATTCAAAATGCGAAATTGTTTGAAACTGTTAAACAACAATATGCCAAAATTCAACAACAAGAACAAATGCAACGGGATATCCTTCGCAGTTTAACAAACGGTGTAATTTCGACCAATTCCCAAGGGGAAATTATTGCGGCAAATCCCAGCGCAAATCGGTTGTTAGGGTTGAGTGAAACCGACTCTTTAGAAGGGAAATCTATTTTTGAATTAGTGCGCTTGAAAGGGGCTGATTTTCCCTATTGGTTTAATACGGCGTTAACCGGAAAGGATGAAAAATCTCGTCAACAATTTTACCCTGATCAAACCTTAGTTTCTGGGAAAAAATCAGAGTCTAGTGTCCATTTATCAATTAATTCTATTGCTGATGCTGGGGATCAAAAAAACATTTATGGGGCGTTAGTGGTGATGGATGATATTAGCGATGAAAAACGGCTGAAAAGTACAATGTATCGCTATATGACCCAGGAATTAGCGGAACAATTGTTAGCTAGTGGGGATGCCAAATTAGGAGGCGATCGCAAAGAAGTTTCTGTACTTTTTTCGGATATTCGGGGTTATACTAACTTAGTAGAAAGTATGGATGCGGAAGCTGTTGTGGGGATGCTCAATGAATATTTTAATGTCATGGTTGAGCCGATTTTTCAACATAAAGGAACCCTAGATAAATATATGGGGGATGCGATTATGGGGGTTTTTGGTTCACCCATTCCCTTAGAAGATCATGCTTGGAAAGCTGTACAAACGGCGTTAGATATGCGTTCAGCTTTGGTAGAATTTAATCATCAAAGAATGACTCAAAAACAATCCCCGATTCGGATCGGAATTGGGATTCATTCAGGGAATGCGATTAGTGGAAATATTGGTCATTCTCGACGGATGGAATTTACAGTCATTGGGGATGATGTTAATGTTGGTTCCCGTTTGGAAGGAACAACCAAACGCTATAATTGTGATATTATTATTAGTGGGAATACCTATGATCTTTGTGGGGATCGATTAAGGGTTCGAGAGTTGGATATTGTGCGAGTTAAAGGCAAAATTCACCCCGTTGCGCTCTATGAATTAGTGGGGGAAAAATCCGATATTATTCCTGATAATAAACTTGAAGCGATCGCTCTTTATGCAGCCGGACGCAAAGCTTATCTGAATCGAGATTTTACCACCGCTTTAAGCAAATTTGCAGCCGTATTATCTCTAACTCCTGAAGATTCGGCGGCAACATTGCATATTCAACGCTGTCAACATTGGTTAAAAACACCGTTACCTCCTAATTGGGATGGGGTAGAAACATTAACAGAAAAATAA
- a CDS encoding AAA-like domain-containing protein — MDVEVLELIKFAKHLVINRTQNPLDQVQEAILRQALLGSKLKEIRITGYSENTVQTILAPNLWKLLSDATGEKVGIKTVRLILQELFKKRDQFYSSNWGLEKSNQTVNFELELPGGQVNLSSPFYIERPPIESQAYEEIVKPGSLIRIKAPKQMGKTSLMARLLNYAQRQGCRTVVVNFELTDNEVFADLNRFLRRFCAMVADDLQLPMQLNQYWDEELGSKNNCTNYFARYLLPKLGQPLVLGLDAVDRIFQHEKIADDFFGLLRAWHEKSKQIEIWKNLRLVISHGTEVYIPLDIHQSPFNVGLDAKLPELNEEQVQELARRHGFKLTAFEIEKLMGMVGGHPHLLRVAFYKMVREKISLKQILEDAPKDTGIYADYLRLHLWNLEKYTELAQAFRTVVESEQAIELKSKLAFDLNSMGLVYLQGNQVEIRKTLYREYFRDRLKSSLLTFPPGEKRLETLELIPEQTKNVLAAIVFTDVKDSAQKHHQNQEPTLAAVFRDLNLITRLCQQFEGQVLKSVGDGLLMYFVSVVKAVQCAQEIQKTLTTAATELPSDAILEHRIGIHLAEVYFNGNDVYGDGVNIAARLQVEANPRGICISSIVYEAVKRHLALNITKSEFRDLKGIGSMKVYQISV, encoded by the coding sequence ATGGATGTAGAGGTCTTAGAGCTAATTAAATTTGCTAAACATCTGGTTATCAATCGGACTCAAAATCCTTTGGATCAAGTTCAAGAAGCGATCCTTAGACAAGCACTGCTGGGTTCTAAACTCAAGGAAATTCGGATTACAGGGTATAGTGAAAATACGGTTCAAACGATTTTAGCCCCTAATTTATGGAAACTGCTTTCAGATGCAACGGGGGAAAAAGTAGGGATTAAAACAGTTCGGTTAATTTTACAAGAATTATTTAAAAAACGGGATCAGTTTTATTCCTCTAATTGGGGGTTAGAAAAATCCAATCAAACCGTTAATTTTGAACTAGAATTACCCGGTGGTCAAGTTAATTTATCCTCCCCTTTTTATATTGAACGTCCTCCGATTGAATCTCAAGCCTATGAAGAAATTGTTAAACCCGGAAGTTTAATTCGGATTAAAGCACCGAAACAAATGGGAAAAACCTCTTTAATGGCGAGACTTTTAAACTATGCTCAACGACAAGGTTGTCGTACTGTTGTGGTGAATTTTGAGTTAACCGATAATGAAGTTTTTGCTGATTTGAATCGATTTTTACGGCGTTTTTGTGCAATGGTGGCTGATGATTTACAACTTCCCATGCAACTGAATCAATATTGGGATGAAGAATTAGGCAGTAAAAATAATTGTACAAACTATTTTGCTCGATATTTATTACCCAAATTGGGGCAACCTTTAGTATTAGGATTAGATGCGGTTGACCGAATTTTTCAACATGAAAAAATTGCCGATGATTTCTTTGGTTTACTCCGAGCTTGGCATGAAAAATCTAAACAAATTGAGATTTGGAAAAACCTGCGTTTAGTAATTTCTCACGGAACAGAAGTTTATATTCCTTTAGATATTCATCAATCTCCCTTTAATGTGGGATTAGATGCTAAACTCCCAGAATTGAATGAAGAACAAGTGCAAGAACTCGCTCGTAGACATGGGTTTAAATTAACTGCTTTTGAAATTGAAAAACTAATGGGAATGGTAGGAGGACATCCCCATTTATTACGGGTTGCTTTTTATAAAATGGTGCGGGAAAAAATTAGTTTAAAACAAATCTTAGAAGATGCTCCCAAGGACACCGGAATTTATGCGGATTATTTACGATTACATCTTTGGAATTTAGAAAAATATACTGAATTAGCGCAAGCATTTAGAACCGTTGTGGAATCGGAACAGGCTATTGAGTTAAAATCAAAGTTAGCGTTTGATCTCAATAGTATGGGGTTAGTTTATTTACAAGGAAATCAAGTAGAAATTCGCAAAACCTTATATCGAGAGTATTTTCGAGATCGTTTAAAATCCTCCCTGTTGACGTTTCCTCCCGGAGAAAAACGATTAGAAACCCTAGAACTTATTCCTGAACAAACGAAAAATGTTTTAGCGGCAATTGTGTTTACTGATGTCAAAGATTCAGCGCAAAAACATCATCAAAACCAAGAACCAACCTTAGCCGCTGTTTTTAGAGATTTGAATTTAATTACCCGATTGTGTCAACAATTTGAAGGACAAGTATTAAAATCAGTAGGAGACGGGTTACTAATGTATTTTGTTTCGGTGGTAAAAGCGGTTCAATGCGCTCAAGAAATCCAAAAAACCCTGACAACAGCCGCCACTGAATTACCCTCTGATGCGATTTTAGAGCATCGAATTGGCATTCATCTAGCGGAGGTTTATTTTAATGGTAATGATGTCTATGGAGATGGGGTTAATATTGCAGCACGACTGCAAGTTGAAGCAAATCCTAGGGGAATTTGTATTTCTTCAATCGTTTATGAAGCGGTTAAACGTCATCTGGCTTTAAATATTACCAAGAGTGAATTTAGAGACTTAAAAGGCATCGGTTCCATGAAGGTTTATCAGATTTCAGTTTAA
- a CDS encoding GAF domain-containing protein, whose amino-acid sequence MSYEYKVGGSLPPDSLTYVWRKADDELYHQLMGGMFCYVLTCRQMGKSSLRVKTMRKLQDQGLACASIDLTAIISSDLTRKQFYADIIDSLAESFNLLESINSFKLGCRESDLSPMNRFNKFIHDILLKHSLLVDKNIVIFIDEIDSLLRLPDLANEFLGLLRACYNKRAEQPEYNRLTFAILGVASPYDLMKDANYNSLPFDCGYGIELHGFQSHEAQPIVEGLKLKSERPQALLDAVLDWTSGQPFLTQKLCKLIVKSSDQIPLGLESEWVEKFVRSHIINNWEHQDEPEHLRTIRDRLLRQKNRSIDLLKLYQKIREKGEVLADNSVEQMELRLSGLVSQREGTLQVRNRIYQEVFTSSWCQKALGELRDEFAVVEPEFIQTLAKLKDQLLETQIRRVAEGTSSDEVIYEVLRQITLKLGDLLKADRATIYLLNAEKTELWSLVAENQSNEFLNIQVPFGEGLAGQAAKIKQIINIPTNVYDDPRSSLVKLADQKYGYQTYNVLVYPICNQSQEVVAVIQLLNKLKADNFESEPLAKRIKKEGFNRDDEEQLTRFAPHIRRFLESCQSCRQASRKLQATAALAEATRSLDGSQLDTKEILQRVMNAAKNLMNADRSTLWLVDEEQQELWTKISQIDGTLIEKRIHINEGFAGQVARTREPIIIPFDVYQHPDSQTAKETDLETGYRTCSLLCMPVLNPDGELLGVTQLVNKLNLGNYPDYNPASWPQAPQKFKASFDKNDRQSMQVFNERVGVTLQYAKVHERLKKLAEFQSQKVVYHTLAMLSQAVGSQKDEELYSTLYNILEFMMQSISKLLTVAQTDIFILNSDKQEFWSIIPDVNNANNLIEVIIESNVNLAQKLLNTGSSLVLNSISNLDDPWFKIGVRSDLRENLHNALFFPFINSEGHIIAVIRLLNKLIDAPSLNSDQINNDGFTAEDVEQLDKRSEFIIKVLEGCQSFHQEISTLQKQRATDTLRAAINSVRQIGFDPERILYTVIESAKKLTNADRSTLWLVDDHDSGKLWTKIPRIDGTLETFYIYKNEGFAGKVAQMKKPIMIPFDVYDHPESQTAKETDQETGYRTCSLLCMPILSFDGELLGVTQLVNKRKLGDYPPYHPKDINDIPDYLKVSFDERDLRYMEIFNNQVGIDLPNALNKS is encoded by the coding sequence ATGAGCTATGAATATAAAGTTGGCGGCAGTTTACCCCCGGATTCACTGACTTATGTTTGGAGAAAAGCCGATGATGAATTATATCATCAACTCATGGGCGGAATGTTTTGTTATGTGTTAACTTGTCGTCAAATGGGAAAATCGAGTTTGCGGGTTAAAACCATGCGTAAACTCCAAGATCAGGGGTTAGCTTGTGCTTCTATTGATTTAACCGCAATTATTAGTTCTGATTTAACGCGCAAACAATTTTATGCGGATATTATTGATAGTTTGGCGGAAAGTTTTAACCTTTTAGAATCAATTAATAGCTTTAAATTGGGATGTCGAGAGTCAGATTTATCCCCCATGAATCGATTTAATAAATTTATTCATGATATTTTATTAAAACATTCCCTATTAGTTGACAAAAATATTGTGATTTTTATTGATGAAATTGATAGTTTACTGCGCTTACCCGACTTAGCGAATGAGTTTTTAGGATTACTGCGAGCTTGTTATAATAAACGCGCCGAACAGCCGGAATATAATCGCCTAACCTTTGCAATTTTAGGGGTTGCTTCTCCCTATGATTTGATGAAGGATGCTAACTATAATAGTTTACCTTTTGACTGTGGTTATGGGATTGAATTACATGGATTTCAATCCCACGAAGCTCAACCGATTGTGGAAGGATTGAAACTTAAATCAGAACGTCCCCAAGCGTTATTAGATGCGGTTCTCGATTGGACATCAGGACAACCGTTTTTAACCCAAAAGCTGTGTAAATTAATTGTTAAATCCTCCGATCAAATTCCCCTTGGTTTAGAATCGGAATGGGTGGAGAAGTTTGTGCGATCGCACATCATTAATAATTGGGAGCATCAAGACGAACCTGAACATTTAAGAACGATTCGAGATCGGCTACTTCGCCAGAAAAATCGCAGTATTGATCTGTTAAAATTATATCAGAAAATTCGAGAAAAAGGGGAAGTTTTAGCGGATAATAGTGTTGAACAAATGGAACTGCGGTTATCGGGTTTAGTCAGTCAACGAGAAGGAACGTTACAAGTTAGAAATCGGATTTATCAAGAAGTATTTACCTCTAGTTGGTGTCAAAAAGCATTAGGAGAGTTACGCGATGAATTCGCAGTGGTTGAACCCGAATTTATTCAAACCTTAGCCAAACTCAAAGATCAACTGTTAGAAACCCAAATTCGACGAGTTGCTGAAGGAACGAGTTCCGATGAAGTCATTTATGAAGTCTTACGACAAATTACTTTAAAATTAGGAGATTTATTAAAAGCAGATCGCGCTACAATTTACCTGTTAAATGCTGAAAAAACGGAATTGTGGTCTTTAGTCGCTGAAAATCAAAGTAATGAATTTTTAAATATTCAAGTTCCCTTTGGGGAAGGTCTGGCTGGACAAGCCGCAAAAATTAAACAAATTATTAATATTCCTACTAATGTTTATGATGATCCGCGTTCTAGTTTAGTTAAATTAGCAGATCAAAAATATGGCTATCAAACCTATAATGTTTTAGTTTATCCTATTTGTAATCAATCCCAAGAAGTTGTGGCTGTGATTCAATTATTGAATAAATTAAAAGCGGATAATTTTGAATCAGAACCCTTAGCAAAACGGATTAAAAAAGAGGGTTTTAACCGAGATGATGAAGAACAATTAACTCGATTTGCTCCCCATATTCGGCGATTTTTAGAAAGTTGTCAATCCTGTCGTCAAGCCAGTCGCAAATTACAAGCGACTGCTGCTTTAGCAGAAGCCACTCGTTCCTTAGATGGGAGTCAATTAGATACTAAAGAAATCTTACAACGGGTGATGAATGCGGCAAAAAACTTAATGAATGCTGACCGCAGTACCCTCTGGTTAGTTGATGAAGAACAACAGGAATTATGGACAAAAATTAGTCAAATTGATGGTACATTAATTGAAAAACGAATTCATATTAATGAAGGGTTTGCGGGTCAAGTTGCACGAACTAGAGAACCGATTATTATTCCCTTTGATGTCTATCAACATCCTGATTCCCAAACGGCTAAAGAAACCGACCTAGAAACAGGATATCGCACCTGTAGTTTATTGTGTATGCCTGTTTTAAATCCCGATGGGGAATTATTAGGAGTAACTCAATTAGTTAATAAATTAAATCTGGGTAATTATCCCGATTATAATCCCGCCTCTTGGCCGCAAGCACCGCAAAAATTCAAAGCCAGTTTTGATAAAAATGATCGCCAATCTATGCAGGTTTTTAATGAACGAGTCGGGGTAACTTTACAGTATGCAAAAGTTCATGAACGCTTAAAAAAATTAGCCGAATTTCAATCCCAAAAAGTGGTTTATCATACCCTGGCTATGTTAAGTCAAGCGGTAGGAAGTCAGAAAGATGAAGAACTCTATAGCACTTTATATAATATTTTAGAGTTTATGATGCAATCGATTAGTAAATTGCTAACGGTTGCTCAAACGGATATTTTTATTCTTAATAGCGATAAACAGGAATTTTGGTCAATTATTCCAGATGTTAATAATGCTAATAACCTCATCGAAGTTATTATTGAATCTAATGTTAATTTAGCCCAAAAATTGCTTAATACTGGTTCAAGTTTAGTCCTGAACTCGATTTCTAATTTAGATGATCCTTGGTTTAAAATTGGGGTGCGATCTGATTTACGAGAAAATTTACACAATGCTTTATTTTTTCCATTTATTAATTCTGAAGGACACATCATTGCAGTGATTCGTCTCTTAAATAAATTAATTGATGCTCCTAGTTTAAATTCTGATCAAATTAATAACGATGGATTTACCGCCGAAGATGTCGAACAACTCGATAAACGTTCAGAATTTATTATTAAAGTATTAGAGGGATGTCAATCGTTTCATCAAGAAATTAGTACCCTGCAAAAACAACGGGCTACTGATACCTTAAGAGCCGCCATTAATTCTGTTCGTCAAATTGGTTTTGATCCTGAAAGAATTCTGTATACAGTGATAGAATCAGCTAAAAAATTAACCAACGCTGACCGCAGTACCCTCTGGTTAGTGGATGATCATGATTCAGGTAAACTCTGGACAAAAATCCCTAGAATTGATGGCACATTAGAAACCTTTTATATTTATAAAAATGAAGGATTTGCGGGAAAAGTTGCCCAAATGAAAAAACCAATTATGATTCCGTTTGATGTTTATGATCATCCTGAGTCCCAAACCGCCAAAGAAACGGATCAAGAAACGGGTTATCGCACCTGTAGTTTATTGTGTATGCCTATTTTAAGTTTTGATGGGGAATTATTAGGGGTAACTCAACTTGTAAATAAGCGAAAATTAGGAGATTATCCCCCCTATCATCCCAAAGATATTAATGATATTCCTGATTATTTAAAAGTCAGTTTTGATGAACGAGATTTAAGATATATGGAGATTTTCAATAATCAAGTGGGGATTGATTTACCCAATGCGTTGAATAAAAGTTAA